In Zygosaccharomyces rouxii strain CBS732 chromosome F complete sequence, a single window of DNA contains:
- the ACS2 gene encoding acetate--CoA ligase ACS2 (highly similar to uniprot|P52910 Saccharomyces cerevisiae YLR153C ACS2 Acetyl-coA synthetase isoform required for growth on glucose expressed under anaerobic conditions), with the protein MTTKEHKTVHEAQNVVARHAPEHFYKSQPGLGYVKDMKQYQEMYKQSVEDPETFFGTKAQELLHWDKPFTKTKFGSLENGDTTWFLNGELNAAYNCVDRHAFANPDKPALIYEADEEADNRVVTFGELLRQVSQVAGVLHSWGVRKGDTVAVYLPMIPEAVVAMLAVARLGAIHSVVFAGFSAGSLKDRVVDAGCKVVITCDQGKRGSKTVHTKKIVDEGLNGISQVSHILVFQRTGAEGIPMTPGRDYWWHEEAAKQRGYIPPVPCSAEDPLFLLYTSGSTGSPKGVVHSTGGYLLGAAMTTRYVFDIHPEDVLFTAGDVGWITGHTYALYGPLALGTASIIFESTPAYPDYGRYWRIIQRHKATHFYVAPTAMRLIKRVGEAEIPKYDLSSLRVLGSVGEPISPDLWEWYNEKIGHNNCVVCDTMWQTESGSHLIAPLAGAVPTKPGSATVPFFGVDACIIDPVTGVELQGNDVEGVLAVKSSWPSMARSVWQNHNRFQETYLQPYPGYYFTGDGAGRDHDGYYWIRGRVDDVVNVSGHRLSTAEIEASLTNHDNVSESAVVGIPDELTGQTVIAFVALKDGTPSQGDASANVRRELVLQVRGEIGPFAAPKCVILVKDLPKTRSGKIMRRVLRKVASNEADQLGDLSTMANAEVVPGIIAAVDEQYFAEKKK; encoded by the coding sequence ATGACAACTAAGGAACATAAGACCGTTCATGAGGCACAGAATGTAGTAGCTCGTCATGCACCTGAGCATTTCTACAAATCACAACCAGGATTGGGTTATGTCAAGGATATGAAGCAGTACCAAGAGATGTACAAGCAATCTGTGGAAGATCCAGAAACCTTTTTCGGTACCAAGGCTCAAGAATTGTTACATTGGGATAAACCATTTACAAAGACGAAGTTTGGTtcattggaaaatggtgatACTACTTGGTTTTTAAACGGTGAGTTGAATGCTGCTTACAACTGTGTTGATAGACATGCTTTTGCCAATCCTGATAAACCAGCATTGATCTACGAAGCggatgaagaagcagaCAACAGGGTTGTTACATTCGGTGAGCTTTTGAGACAAGTTTCTCAAGTTGCTGGTGTTCTTCACAGCTGGGGGGTTAGAAAAGGTGATACCGTCGCAGTTTATCTACCAATGATTCCTGAAGCTGTTGTTGCAATGTTGGCCGTTGCCAGATTAGGTGCAATTCATTCTGTTGTTTTTGCAGGTTTTTCAGCAGGTTCCTTGAAGGATCGTGTTGTAGACGCAGGTTGTAAAGTTGTTATTACTTGTGATCAAGGTAAAAGAGGTAGCAAAACCGTTCatacaaagaaaattgtCGATGAAGGTTTAAATGGAATTTCTCAAGTTTCTCATATTCTTGTCTTCCAAAGGACAGGTGCTGAAGGGATCCCAATGACACCTGGCAGAGATTACTGGTGGCACGAAGAAGCTGCTAAGCAAAGAGGTTACATTCCACCAGTTCCTTGTAGTGCTGAAGATCCATTATTCCTCTTGTACACTTCAGGTTCCACCGGGTCACCAAAGGGTGTGGTCCATTCAACCGGTGGTTATCTATTGGGTGCAGCCATGACCACTAGATATGTGTTTGACATCCATCCAGAAGATGTCTTATTCACAGCAGGTGATGTTGGTTGGATTACAGGTCATACTTATGCTCTTTATGGTCCATTAGCGCTAGGTACTGCATCAATCATCTTTGAATCAACACCAGCTTATCCTGATTACGGTAGATATTGGAGAATCATTCAGCGTCATAAGGCAACTCATTTCTACGTGGCTCCAACAGCCATGAGATTGATTAAGCGTGTAGGTGAGGCtgaaattccaaaataCGATCTATCTTCACTAAGAGTTCTTGGATCAGTCGGTGAACCAATTTCACCAGATCTTTGGGAATGGTACAAcgaaaaaattggtcacAACAACTGTGTCGTTTGTGATACCATGTGGCAAACCGAATCTGGTTCTCATTTAATTGCTCCATTAGCAGGTGCAGTCCCAACAAAACCTGGTTCCGCTACAGTTCCATTCTTTGGTGTTGATGCTTGTATCATTGACCCAGTCACTGGTGTTGAATTACAAGGTAATGACGTGGAAGGTGTTTTGGCAGTAAAATCATCTTGGCCATCTATGGCAAGATCAGTTTGGCAAAATCACAACCGTTTCCAGGAGACTTACTTGCAACCATACCCTGGTTACTACTTTACAGGTGATGGTGCAGGTAGAGACCATGATGGTTACTACTGGATCAGAGGTAGAGTTGATGATGTGGTTAACGTTTCTGGCCACAGATTGTCCACTGCTGAAATTGAAGCTTCATTGACCAACCATGATAATGTTTCTGAATCTGCTGTCGTAGGTATTCCTGACGAATTGACCGGTCAAACCGTCATTGCCTTCGTTGCATTGAAAGATGGTACTCCAAGTCAAGGTGATGCGAGTGCTAACGTTCGTCGTGAATTGGTGCTCCAAGTTAGAGGTGAAATTGGTCCATTTGCTGCTCCTAAATGTGTCATCTTGGTTAAAGATCTGCCAAAGACTAGATCCGGTAAAATCATGAGAAGAGTCCTAAGAAAAGTTGCATCTAATGAAGCTGATCAACTGGGTGATCTATCTACTATGGCTAACGCTGAAGTCGTTCCAGGTATCATTGCAGCTGTTGATGAACAATATTTTgctgagaagaagaaataa
- the SEC7 gene encoding Arf family guanine nucleotide exchange factor SEC7 (similar to uniprot|P11075 Saccharomyces cerevisiae YDR170C SEC7 Guanine nucleotide exchange factor (GEF) for ADP ribosylation factors involved in proliferation of the Golgi intra-Golgi transport and ER-to-Golgi transport found in the cytoplasm and on Golgi-associated coated vesicles), producing the protein MSDHELAAGDSNQATVTSIGPASTVSLSIESRDESGPKDSSQQVEQEETKESKLEPEHNSEINGIEKPKEAAESEPEKQQSKQQKPEEPEEPETKKPEELGPSEQKGENTEEVDARTVRNFVGGSNAKSTIGLVKETLKVILEDKDVKKYPNVQKICERSWEKLQEISIQGAYILDSITIFEALRSCCRTNSIRIQLRALDCLSKLFSFRALDEEILVNPPDSMASNDQTPEDAAASGITPPPKQRLIDASIDTISDCFQGEGTDERVELQIVRALSNCILTEDPSSSLCHGASLLKAIRTIYNIFIFSLNSSNQGIAQATLTQIVGTVFDRIDLSQLPATPAVELTEVDDNDSSVQHAPLTLQNMDVLNEDDEQVMEDTSKPGALDEAEGQNIQELLIKDGFLVFRAMSKISAKPLETELDMRSHAVRSKLLSLHIIHSIIKDHIDIFLSRTAYIPGKERITLLDSMRQYLCLTLSRNAASSIAPVFEVTLEIMWLMISNLRAEFKREIPVFLTEIYFPISDLKTSTPHQKRYFLSVIQRLCNDPRTLIEFYLNYDCNQGMPNIMEMMVDYLTRLALTRVEITPTQKVYYAEQAFMPLATYNVNQVPLLSTSNLSSSFESNQSTLPFPVEFALKMTSLSCIVSVLRSLSSWAHRSLNPSLSVNNNGSASTRSRRSGSGVSLQPGKRKDSELNSSNASLSSMNGDESESMASQDVDDPSQFESLKQQKTELTACVRLFNYKPKRAIPELINKKFIKDDSPESIAKWLLSTDDLNLATVGDFLGEGEDKNIETMHAFVDAFDFTGLSIVDAIRNFLQKFRLPGEGQKIDRFMLKFAERYVDQNPGVFSKADTAYVLSYSIIMLNTDLHSSQIKNKMTLQEFLENNTGIDNGNDLPKEFMVNLYNEIANNEIKLLSEQHQAMLADDGNLIHQQQQQQSAFSFFSSRDLVREAYMQVSKEMSSKTELVFKNLNKSRSKGGTDIFYAASHVEHVKSVFETLWMSFLAALTPPFKEYDDLDTTNKCLEGLKISIKISASFGIEYAKKSFIGALVQFCNLHNLNEIKIKNVNAIIVVLEVALSEGTFFKESWKDVLLVISQVERLQLISKGIDRESVPDVTQARVATQKVSFDSTRSNSTSFLDKWTRRATPLELAQEKHYNQTLSPEISKFISSSELVVLMDHVFTRSSNLSGNAIVDFIKALTDVSLEEIESSQDASTPRMFSLQKMVDVCYYNMDRIKVEWTPIWAVMGTAFNKIATNPNLAVVFFAVDSLRQLSMRFLNLEELSGFEFQHDFLKPFEYIIQNTSSTDVQEMIIECFRNFILTKSSKIKSGWKPILESLQYTAKSPQESIIYKTYMLVTNDIVTNHFESVFCQDDAFGELVSVFREITKNHRSQKLSLHSLEGLRRMTQKIADMCFYKGSDEEKRTHYETILRGKDIFQNIWFPMLFSFNDTIMTADDLEIRSRALNYMFDALVAYGNEFDDLFWEKICTKLLFPIFGVLSKHWEVNQFNSHDDLTVWLSTTLIQALRNLIALFTHYFKSLNKMLDGFLGLLVSCICQENDTIARIGRSCLQQLILQNVTKFDANHWQDIGGVFDRLFELTTATELFEYDPMHQGRRKSVSHHPRASHGNDMNNSNNDNNNNSTNEGPQVGTNGNDTNGNIGETVQRAHEEECSEDVGNDMVTEGSEIASAAKNLNSPQFNRAPTPSSIQNAATNTKPSKRLVHTKSSEDLRRRITVKNSIVVKCVLHLLMIELLSELFENEEFARSMPHDQAIGITVLLEKSYEFARDFNEDYQLRTRLVEARVVDKIPNLLKQETSAAAVLINILFKLYLNDEQKKPQLSQRLIGICTAVMEGYVLLDDRTMERSINSWRPVIVEILQGYYEFDDDDFKEYCPGMYSLVMSILDKSVPADLRKAVKIFLSRVGELYLNTNS; encoded by the coding sequence ATGTCGGATCACGAATTGGCTGCTGGTGATTCAAATCAAGCAACCGTAACCTCAATTGGGCCAGCGTCAACAGTTTCGCTTTCAATAGAATCAAGAGATGAATCTGGTCCTAAGGATTCGAGCCAACAAgtggaacaagaagagACTAAGGAATCAAAGTTAGAACCGGAGCATAATTCAGAAATAAACGGAATAGAAAAACCTAAAGAGGCTGCCGAGTCAGAACCAGAAAAACAACAGAGCAAGCAACAGAAACCAGAGGAACCAGAGGAACCAGAAACGAAAAAACCAGAAGAATTAGGACCTTCAGAGCAGAAAGGTGAAAATACAGAGGAAGTTGATGCTCGAACAGTAAGGAATTTTGTCGGCGGATCTAATGCAAAATCAACTATTGGTCTTGTTaaagaaactttgaaaGTAATTTTAGAGGATAAAGATGTTAAAAAATACCCAAATGTCCAAAAGATTTGCGAGAGATCATGGGAAAAACTACAGGAAATTAGCATTCAAGGAGCTTATATCTTAGATTCTATCACGATTTTTGAAGCTCTTCGTTCCTGTTGTAGAACTAACTCAATACGTATTCAATTGAGGGCGCTGGATTGTCTTTCTAaacttttttcatttaGAGCgttagatgaagaaattttggtaaatcCACCTGACTCTATGGCATCTAATGACCAAACGCCGGAAGATGCTGCTGCATCAGGAATTACACCTCCACCAAAGCAAAGACTAATCGACGCTTCTATCGATACCATATCAGATTGTTTCCAAGGTGAGGGTACCGATGAAAGAGTAGAACTACAAATTGTAAGAGCTCTCTCCAATTGTATTCTAACGGAAgatccttcttcatctttatgCCATGGTGCATCATTGTTAAAGGCGATTAGAACCATCTACAATatttttatcttttcattaaattcatcaaatcaAGGTATTGCACAAGCAACTCTAACTCAAATCGTTGGTACAGTATTTGATAGAATTGATCTAAGTCAACTTCCGGCCACCCCTGCGGTGGAATTAACGGAAGTGGACGATAATGATTCTTCAGTGCAACATGCTCCTTtaactttacaaaatatGGACGTGctcaatgaagatgacgaacAGGTCATGGAGGATACTTCTAAGCCGGGAGCCCTAGATGAGGCAGAAGGACAAAATATTCAAGAACTTTTGATCAAGGACGGATTCTTAGTTTTCAGGGCCATGTCAAAAATATCTGCGAAACCACTAGAAACAGAGTTGGATATGAGATCTCATGCAGTTAGATCCAAGCTTCTTTCATTGCACATCATCCATTCTATCATTAAAGACCATATCGATATCTTTTTGTCTCGAACAGCGTATATACCGGGCAAAGAACGCATTACTTTATTAGATTCTATGAGGCAATATCTGTGTTTAACACTTTCGAGAAATGCCGCTTCATCCATAGCGCCAGTATTTGAAGTAACTTTAGAAATTATGTGgttgatgatttcaaatctaaGAGCCGAATTCAAAAGAGAGATACCCGTCTTCCTCACTGAGATCTACTTCCCCATCTCCGATCTAAAGACATCCACTCCACATCAAAAGAGATACTTTTTGAGTGTCATCCAAAGGCTTTGTAATGATCCAAGAACTTTGATAGAGTTTTACCTCAACTATGATTGTAATCAAGGCATGCCAAATATCATGGAAATGATGGTTGACTATTTGACGCGACTAGCTCTTACAAGGGTAGAAATCACACCAACTCAGAAGGTCTATTATGCGGAACAAGCATTTATGCCCTTAGCCACTTACAACGTAAATCAAGTACCATTGTTATCAACATCCAATTTATCGTCCAGCTTCGAGTCTAACCAATCTACGTTGCCCTTCCCGGTCGAGTTTGCCCTAAAAATGACTTCTTTGAGCTGTATTGTATCTGTCTTAAGATCTTTAAGTTCTTGGGCTCATCGTTCTCTCAACCCATCTTTAAGCGTGAACAACAATGGTTCTGCAAGTACTCGTTCCCGCCGTTCCGGATCTGGTGTATCTTTACAACCTGGTAAACGCAAGGACTCAGAATTAAACAGTTCAAATGCCAGTTTGAGTAGCATGAATGGTGATGAGAGCGAATCTATGGCAAGCCAGGATGTGGACGATCCGTCTCAGTTCGAAAGTTTAAAACAGCAAAAGACAGAATTAACTGCCTGTGTGAGACTCTTCAACTACAAGCCAAAGAGAGCCATTCCAGAGTTGATCAACAAGAAGTTCATCAAAGATGATTCTCCAGAATCTATCGCTAAATGGCTTTTATCTACtgatgatttgaatttAGCCACTGTGGGTGATTTTCTAGGTGAAGGTGAGGATAAGAACATTGAGACCATGCATGCCTTTGTCGATGCATTTGATTTTACTGGTCTTTCGATTGTGGACGCCATCAGAAACTTCttacaaaaatttagaCTACCAGGTGAAGGTCAAAAGATTGATAGATTCATGTTGAAGTTCGCAGAAAGATATGTTGACCAAAACCCCGGTGTCTTCTCTAAAGCTGACACTGCTTATGTCTTGTCATATTCCATCATTATGTTGAATACAGACCTTCACTCTTCTCAAatcaaaaacaaaatgaCTTTGCAAGAGTTTTTGGAGAATAATACGGGTATTGACAATGGCAATGATCtaccaaaagaattcatGGTAAATCTGTACAATGAAATTGCTAATAACGAAATCAAATTGCTTTCTGAACAACACCAAGCCATGTTGGCTGATGATGGTAACCTAATTCAccagcaacaacaacaacaatctGCCTTCAGCTTTTTCAGCAGTAGGGATTTGGTTAGAGAAGCTTACATGCAAGTATCTAAGGAAATGTCTTCCAAAACAGAGCTTGTCTTCAAGAATTTAAACAAATCCAGAAGTAAAGGTGGAACTGATATCTTTTACGCAGCTTCTCATGTAGAACATGTGAAATCTGTGTTTGAGACACTTTGGATGTCATTCCTTGCAGCTCTAACTCCTCCATTCAAAGAGTACGATGATCTGGATACTACCAACAAGTGTTTAGAAGGCCTAAAGATTTCCATTAAAATTTCTGCCTCATTTGGTATCGAATATGCCAAGAAATCATTTATCGGAGCATTGGTACAATTCTGTAACCTGCAtaatttgaatgaaattaagATAAAGAATGTCAATGCTATCATTGTCGTTTTAGAGGTTGCCCTTTCTGAAGGTactttctttaaagaatcGTGGAAAGATGTTCTTTTGGTGATTTCTCAAGTCGAGAGGTTACAATTGATCTCCAAAGGGATTGATAGAGAAAGCGTTCCAGATGTGACACAAGCAAGAGTAGCTACTCAAAAGGTATCTTTCGACTCTACGAGATCAAACTCTACGTcatttcttgataaatGGACTAGAAGGGCTACACCCCTTGAACTGGCACAGGAAAAGCATTATAATCAAACTTTATCCCCTGAGATCTCgaaattcatctcttctAGCGAATTGGTTGTTTTGATGGATCACGTCTTTACTCGCAGTTCTAATCTTTCCGGTAATGCGATCGTCGATTTCATTAAGGCTTTGACTGATGTTTCCCTGGAGGAAATCGAATCTTCTCAAGATGCTTCTACCCCCAGAATGTTTTCTTTGCAAAAGATGGTCGACGTCTGCTACTATAACATGGATCGTATCAAGGTCGAATGGACACCAATATGGGCTGTAATGGGTACTGCGTTTAACAAGATAGCCACCAATCCAAACCTTGCCGTTGTTTTCTTCGCTGTGGACTCATTGCGCCAACTTTCGATGCGTTTCCTAAACCTAGAAGAACTATCTGGGTTTGAGTTCCAGCATGATTTCCTAAAGCCTTTTGAGTATATCATTCAAAACACAAGTAGTACTGATGTACAGGAGATGATTATTGAATGCTTCCgtaattttattttgacCAAATCGAGTAAAATTAAATCTGGTTGGAAACCAATTTTGGAGTCACTTCAATACACTGCAAAATCTCCACAGGAATCAATCATCTACAAAACTTATATGTTAGTGACTAACGATATTGTTACCAaccattttgaaagtgTCTTTTGTCAAGATGATGcatttggtgaattggTTTCAGTCTTTAGAGAAATTACGAAGAACCATAGAtctcaaaaattgtcaTTGCATTCTTTGGAAGGATTAAGGAGAATGACACAAAAGATTGCAGATATGTGTTTCTACAAAGGTtcagatgaagagaaaCGTACACATTATGAAACTATTTTGAGAGGTAAGgacattttccaaaacatTTGGTTCCCCATGCTATTTTCCTTTAATGATACAATCATGACTGCCGATGATTTAGAAATAAGATCTCGTGCTCTGAACTACATGTTTGATGCATTAGTAGCCTACGGTAACGAATTCGACGATCTATTTTGGGAAAAAATCTGTACCAAATTGTTGTTCCCAATCTTTGGAGTTCTTTCCAAGCATTGGGAAGTCAACCAGTTTAACAGTCATGACGACTTGACTGTTTGGTTGTCTACCACATTAATCCAAGCTCTAAGGAATCTAATTGCCCTCTTTACCcattatttcaaatccttgaATAAAATGTTAGATGGTTTCCTAGGTCTCTTAGTTTCCTGTATATGCCAGGAAAACGATACGATTGCTAGAATTGGTAGATCATGTCTACAACAGCTCATTTTACAGAATGTGACAAAATTCGATGCTAACCATTGGCAAGACATCGGGGGAGTCTTTGACAGGTTATTTGAGTTGACCACTGCTACGGAGTTATTTGAGTATGATCCTATGCACCAAGGTAGACGTAAATCAGTCTCTCATCATCCCCGTGCTTCGCATGGTAACGACATGAACAACAGTAATAAcgataacaataacaatagcACAAACGAGGGCCCACAGGTAGGTACTAATGGTAACGACACTAATGGTAATATTGGAGAAACTGTACAACGTGCTCACGAAGAGGAATGTAGTGAGGATGTAGGTAACGACATGGTAACTGAAGGTAGTGAAATCGCTTCTGCTGCAAAAAATCTGAACTCACCTCAATTCAATAGGGCGCCTACCCCTAGTAGCATACAAAATGCAGCTACTAACACTAAACCATCTAAAAGATTGGTTCACACAAAGAGCAGCGAGGATTTGCGTCGTAGAATAACcgttaaaaattcaattgtGGTTAAATGTGTTCTGCACTTGTTAATGATCGAACTATTGAgtgaattatttgaaaacgAAGAGTTTGCTCGTAGTATGCCCCATGATCAAGCTATTGGAATTACTGTACTATTAGAAAAATCCTATGAATTTGCCCGTGATTTCAACGAAGATTACCAATTGCGCACTAGATTGGTCGAAGCTCGTGTCGTTGATAAGATACCAAACCTTTTGAAACAAGAAACAAGTGCTGCAGCTGTATTGATcaatattcttttcaagCTGTACTTGAACGATGAACAGAAGAAGCCACAACTTTCACAAAGACTTATCGGTATCTGTACTGCCGTAATGGAAGGTTACGTGCTATTAGATGATCGTACTATGGAGCGTAGCATCAATTCGTGGAGACCAGttattgttgaaattttacaaggtTATTACGAATTTGACGACGATGATTTCAAGGAGTACTGTCCGGGAATGTACAGTCTCGTCATGTCAATTTTGGACAAAAGCGTTCCTGCCGATTTACGGAAAGCCGTCAAGATCTTTTTGTCCAGAGTTGGTGAACTGTATTTAAATACAAACTCATAA
- a CDS encoding uncharacterized protein (conserved hypothetical protein), translating to MYPVDITAEATTPACGTAITPDVPVVKEVPVTKSSPVESTVLTTYPEDSKPIPLNWGESSPEARGPIVASRYKDGLLKHNAIGAHSGPYCVYHALAVGSHQLDPQYLADYTNSQPAFTIPEQKSWYNKEDIVAMDVLGHLTPFFYDEISKQENVDVRPTIAITKAHMQLLEMKDAVEKGRLQVDGDVVMNKNGDLNVSKVAIEPVWYLPGVAERFGITEDELRKALFEDTNGMYPELVTRPDIKVFLPPIGGCTAYIFGDPKDLSDPSKELTVRVHDECNGSDVFGSDICTCRPYLTYGIEEAVKGAQNGGAGVVIYFRKEGRALGEVTKYLVYNARKRGGDTAAEYFKRTECIAGVRDMRFQQLMPDVLKWLGISKIDRMISMSNMKYDAIVEQGIPILERVPIPDELIPPDSRVEIDAKINSGYFTNGKVMTMEELKNVKGRDWHDVE from the coding sequence ATGTATCCAGTTGATATTACTGCAGAGGCTACAACACCAGCTTGTGGCACAGCTATTACTCCAGATGTTCCTGTTGTTAAGGAAGTTCCTGTTACCAAGTCTTCCCCTGTTGAAAGTACCGTTTTAACCACCTACCCAGAGGATTCTAAGCCAATTCCATTGAATTGGGGTGAATCGTCACCAGAGGCAAGAGGACCTATTGTTGCTTCTAGATACAAAGATGGTCTTTTGAAGCACAATGCTATCGGTGCTCACTCCGGTCCCTACTGTGTTTATCATGCTTTGGCGGTTGGTTCTCATCAATTAGATCCTCAATATCTAGCTGATTACACCAATTCTCAACCAGCTTTCACGATACCTGAGCAAAAGAGTTGGTATAACAAAGAAGACATTGTTGCCATGGATGTCCTTGGACACTTGACGCCATTCTTTTATGACGAGATTTCTAAACAGGAAAATGTTGATGTTAGACCAACCATCGCTATCACTAAGGCACATATGCAATTGCTTGAAATGAAAGACGCCGTTGAAAAAGGCCGTTTGCAAGTTGATGGTGACGTTGTTATgaataaaaatggtgatttaAATGTTTCTAAGGTTGCCATTGAACCAGTTTGGTATTTACCAGGTGTCGCTGAAAGATTTGGTATcactgaagatgaattgagAAAGGCACTCTTCGAAGATACTAACGGTATGTACCCAGAATTGGTTACGAGACCTGATATTAAGGTTTTCTTACCACCAATTGGAGGTTGTACCGCTTACATCTTTGGTGATCCAAAGGATCTTTCTGATCCAAGCAAGGAATTGACAGTCAGAGTTCATGATGAATGTAATGGTTCCGATGTTTTCGGTTCTGATATTTGTACTTGTCGTCCATATTTGACATATGGTATTGAAGAAGCTGTTAAAGGTGCTCAGAATGGAGGCGCTGGTGTCGTCATCTATTTCAGAAAGGAAGGTAGAGCCCTTGGTGAAGTTACCAAATATTTGGTATACAATGCTCGTAAGAGAGGTGGTGATACCGCGGCTGAATATTTCAAGAGGACTGAATGCATTGCAGGTGTTAGAGACATGagatttcaacaattgatGCCAGATGTTCTTAAATGGTTAGGTATTAGCAAAATCGACAGAATGATCAGTATGTCAAACATGAAATACGATGCCATTGTTGAACAAGGCATTCCAATCTTGGAAAGAGTTCCAATCCCTGATGAATTAATCCCACCTGACTCCCGTGTTGAAATTGACGCTAAGATTAACTCCGGTTATTTCACTAATGGTAAAGTGATGACaatggaagaattaaagaacGTCAAAGGTAGAGATTGGCACGATGTGGAGTAA
- the HSP42 gene encoding heat shock protein HSP42 (some similarities with uniprot|Q12329 Saccharomyces cerevisiae YDR171W HSP42 Small cytosolic stress-induced chaperone that forms barrel-shaped oligomers and suppresses the aggregation of non-native proteins oligomer dissociation is not required for function involved in cytoskeleton reorganization after heat shock), with amino-acid sequence MSFYQPSLSLYDVLNALSNQAPAARDPREQLFRSRGYAPQQPAYGSYGGGIPSRLPAGMIYRLPGDTCYYRPDYYYTGEDDDEEEQEEELEEAERAQRFQQHQQQQQQQQRGYEQFPSYYHSRAPKGGVQETIEDSDPLSELLGALLGNAAAAPAYERVPPQFPSRRDTVNEDNLFKHALLEKLGQQAQQEDAAVAAAEREGKQEQEQQEQQQEQQQQQEQQSQVVGKENESEEQAPPKPKEKLPFPLNRKPSLLGSQTGSSAPGGPLQVSKPEARLDLPFSPEVNVYDCPDHYVVAIALPGATSKAFKVDYHPSTHELILKGDIEDKLGISEEYLKVTELKYGAFQRTIKFPVTPRIRDEEIKASYKNGILQVKVPKILESNEKPAPKKRIIIEDVPDEELEYEEHHSMPL; translated from the coding sequence ATGAGTTTCTACCAACCTTCTTTGTCACTTTACGACGTTTTAAATGCCTTGAGCAATCAGGCACCAGCTGCTAGAGATCCAAGAGAACAATTGTTCAGAAGTCGAGGATACGCTCCTCAACAGCCTGCTTATGGATCATATGGTGGCGGAATTCCTTCCAGATTACCCGCTGGTATGATTTACAGATTGCCAGGTGACACTTGTTACTACAGACCTGATTACTACTATACTGGcgaggatgatgatgaagaggaacaagaagaagaattggaagaagctgAGAGAGCACAGCGctttcaacaacatcaacaacagcaacaacaacaacaacgtGGTTACGAACAATTTCCTTCGTATTATCATAGCAGAGCCCCTAAAGGTGGTGTTCAAGAGACCATCGAAGATTCTGACCCATTGAGTGAGCTTTTGGGCGCCCTTTTGGGTaatgctgctgctgctccAGCTTATGAGCGCGTTCCACCTCAATTTCCATCTCGTAGAGATACTGTAAACGAAGATAATTTGTTTAAGCATGCATTGctggaaaaattgggtCAACAGGCACAACAAGAGGATGCTGCTGTCGCCGCCGCCGAAAGAGAAGGTAAACAAGAGCAAGAACAGCAAGAGCAACAGCAagagcaacaacaacagcaggAACAACAATCTCAAGTGGTTGGAAAGGAAAATGAGTCGGAGGAACAGGCCCCTCCTAAACCAAAGGAGAAATTACCATTCCCATTGAACAGAAAACCTTCTCTATTGGGATCTCAAACGGGTTCATCTGCTCCTGGTGGTCCATTGCAAGTTTCTAAACCCGAAGCTCGCCTAGATCTGCCATTCTCCCCTGAAGTTAATGTTTATGACTGTCCTGACCATTACGTCGTGGCCATTGCATTGCCGGGTGCTACTTCTAAGGCTTTCAAAGTCGACTACCATCCATCAACTCATGAACTAATTCTTAAAGGTGACATCGAAGACAAATTGGGTATTAgtgaagaatatttgaaagtgACCGAGCTGAAATATGGTGCATTCCAAAGGACCATCAAGTTTCCTGTGACACCACGTATTAGGGATGAGGAAATCAAGGCTTCCTACAAGAACGGTATCCTGCAGGTCAAAGTACCCAAGATTTTGGAAAGTAACGAGAAACCTGCTCCCAAGAAAAGAATCATAATTGAAGATGTTCCTGACGAAGAACTAGAGTACGAGGAACATCATAGCATGCCACTATAA